In Rhizobium sp. N324, a single genomic region encodes these proteins:
- a CDS encoding DUF1062 domain-containing protein: MCKTLRVRWTIIPKTAPQPWIACGGCGGLRAFQSSGKIRLNANGRKLDAWLIYKCLTCERTWNRPILERRNVRDIDPAVLEALQSNDPRWIRTETFNLDTLRHKSLRVDEFAEVEIAKEIQHETANWTKLAIELTVPVPTSTRLDRLLASELKLSRSKLQALHAEGMVRTEPEKADILRRRIRNSTVVTIDLSMETERERSWKPLATGN; the protein is encoded by the coding sequence ATGTGCAAGACGCTTCGAGTCCGATGGACCATAATTCCCAAGACGGCGCCCCAGCCCTGGATTGCATGCGGCGGATGCGGGGGCCTGAGAGCCTTCCAATCCAGCGGCAAAATCCGGCTCAACGCCAACGGCCGCAAGCTGGACGCCTGGCTCATCTATAAATGCCTGACCTGTGAAAGAACGTGGAACCGGCCGATCCTCGAGCGCCGCAATGTCCGCGACATCGATCCTGCCGTCCTTGAGGCGCTGCAGTCCAACGATCCCCGCTGGATCCGGACCGAAACCTTCAATCTCGACACTCTCCGGCACAAATCGCTGCGTGTGGACGAGTTTGCCGAAGTTGAAATCGCCAAGGAGATACAGCACGAAACGGCGAATTGGACAAAATTGGCAATCGAACTGACGGTCCCCGTTCCAACGAGCACCCGCCTCGACCGTCTGCTGGCGTCCGAGCTGAAACTTTCACGCTCGAAGCTGCAGGCTCTTCACGCTGAAGGCATGGTTCGGACAGAGCCTGAGAAAGCGGACATCCTGCGACGACGAATCAGGAACAGCACTGTTGTCACGATCGACCTCTCGATGGAGACCGAACGAGAGCGATCATGGAAACCGCTGGCGACAGGCAATTAG
- the dksA gene encoding RNA polymerase-binding protein DksA — MSEKIDLSNYVPSEEEEFMNVNQRAYFRTKLVAWRNDILREARETLDHLAEESANHPDLADRASSETDRAIELRARDRQRKLISKIDAALQRIEDGTYGYCEETGEPIGLKRLDARPIATLSIEAQERHERREKVYRDE, encoded by the coding sequence TTGAGTGAGAAGATCGATCTTAGCAATTACGTTCCCTCGGAAGAGGAAGAGTTCATGAACGTAAACCAGCGTGCCTACTTCAGGACCAAGCTGGTTGCATGGAGGAATGACATCCTTAGAGAAGCGCGTGAAACCCTCGACCATCTGGCCGAGGAAAGCGCAAACCATCCCGACCTCGCCGACCGGGCGTCGTCGGAAACCGACCGGGCGATCGAGCTTCGCGCTCGCGACCGGCAGAGAAAGCTGATTTCCAAGATCGACGCGGCACTGCAGCGCATCGAAGACGGCACTTACGGCTATTGCGAGGAAACCGGCGAACCGATCGGCCTCAAGCGTCTCGACGCCCGCCCGATCGCAACGCTGTCGATCGAGGCGCAGGAGCGCCACGAACGCCGCGAAAAAGTCTATCGCGACGAATAA
- a CDS encoding SixA phosphatase family protein: protein MTVPLPPPNRIYLLRHAEAAWAEPGQRDFDRPLNEKGFGDAEIIADKAADKGYRPDLLISSTALRCRGTADAVHRAMGLTLDMRYVDALYNATVDNYLEIVDSQDEAAVMLVGHNPTMEQTLEALIGHEAMASALPGGFPTAGLAVVDYDASAASWRLTDFLVV from the coding sequence ATGACCGTACCGCTGCCTCCGCCGAACCGCATCTACCTCCTGCGTCATGCCGAGGCTGCCTGGGCCGAACCCGGGCAGCGCGATTTCGACCGGCCGCTCAACGAAAAGGGCTTCGGCGATGCGGAGATCATCGCCGACAAGGCCGCCGACAAGGGCTACCGTCCCGATCTTCTGATCAGTTCGACGGCGCTGCGCTGCCGCGGCACCGCCGATGCGGTTCATCGGGCAATGGGTCTCACGCTCGACATGCGTTACGTCGATGCGCTCTACAACGCCACGGTCGATAACTATCTCGAAATCGTCGATTCGCAGGATGAGGCGGCCGTGATGCTGGTTGGCCACAATCCGACCATGGAGCAGACGCTGGAGGCGCTGATCGGCCATGAGGCGATGGCCAGCGCCCTTCCCGGCGGCTTCCCGACGGCGGGCCTTGCCGTCGTCGATTACGACGCTTCAGCCGCCAGCTGGCGTCTCACCGATTTCTTGGTCGTCTGA
- a CDS encoding YcjX family protein codes for MPPRLTSFADDARIALDNLADRASGLVNPTVRLGVTGLSRSGKTVFISSLVHNLLHGGRLPLFEPVQSGRVSAVRLEPQPDDAVPRFQYEDHIRALVKDRIWPDSTRAISELRITLDYQSASGWNRLFSPGRLSIDIVDYPGEWLLDLPLLGKDYRTFSEETIALAQTGIRSELSRGWLALTQAADINAGADEMVARDLATAFADYLKACKADERSLSTLPPGRLLLPGDLDGSPALTFAPLALPADARPGRNSLWTMMQRRYEAYKSVVVKPFFREHFARIDRQIVLVDALQAMNRGPEAVQDLERALTDVLACFRPGTNSLLSSLLGRRIDRVLVAATKADHLHHESHDRLDALTRRLVDRAIDRIGMAGAGIDVMALASVRATREASVKRDGHELPVIVGTPMEGETIAGERFDGQRKTAIFPGDLPEDPESLFDRIASGVTGLRLPDVNVVRFRPPQLEETGGGIKLSVPHIRLDRAMQFLFGDRLA; via the coding sequence TTGCCGCCACGCCTGACATCCTTTGCCGACGACGCCCGCATCGCCCTCGACAATCTCGCCGACCGGGCGAGCGGCCTCGTCAATCCGACCGTGCGGCTCGGCGTCACCGGCCTCTCCCGCTCCGGCAAGACGGTCTTTATTTCCTCGCTGGTGCACAATCTTCTGCATGGCGGCCGCCTGCCGCTGTTCGAGCCGGTGCAGTCGGGCCGCGTCTCGGCGGTGCGGCTGGAGCCGCAGCCCGATGATGCCGTGCCGCGCTTCCAGTACGAGGACCATATCCGTGCGCTGGTGAAGGATCGAATCTGGCCGGATTCGACCCGCGCCATTTCCGAGCTGCGCATCACCCTGGATTATCAGAGCGCCAGCGGCTGGAACCGGCTGTTTTCGCCCGGCCGCCTGTCGATCGACATCGTCGATTATCCCGGCGAGTGGCTGCTCGACCTGCCGTTGCTCGGCAAGGATTACCGCACCTTCAGCGAGGAAACGATCGCACTTGCGCAAACCGGCATCCGCTCCGAGCTGTCGCGCGGCTGGCTGGCGCTGACGCAGGCCGCCGATATCAACGCCGGCGCCGACGAAATGGTCGCCCGCGATCTCGCCACCGCCTTTGCCGATTATCTCAAGGCCTGCAAGGCCGACGAACGTTCGCTCTCCACCCTGCCGCCCGGCCGCCTGCTGCTGCCCGGCGATCTCGACGGCTCGCCGGCGCTGACTTTCGCGCCGCTGGCCTTGCCGGCGGACGCACGTCCCGGACGCAACTCGCTGTGGACGATGATGCAACGGCGTTACGAAGCCTATAAATCGGTTGTCGTCAAACCCTTCTTCCGCGAGCATTTCGCCCGTATCGACCGGCAGATCGTGCTGGTCGATGCGCTGCAGGCGATGAACCGCGGTCCGGAAGCCGTCCAGGATCTGGAACGCGCGCTGACCGATGTGCTCGCCTGTTTCCGCCCCGGCACCAATTCGCTGCTGTCCTCTCTGCTCGGGCGCCGCATCGACCGCGTGCTGGTCGCCGCCACCAAAGCCGATCATCTCCATCATGAAAGCCACGACCGGCTGGATGCGCTCACCCGCCGCCTGGTGGATCGTGCCATCGACCGCATCGGCATGGCGGGTGCGGGCATCGACGTCATGGCGCTCGCCTCCGTGCGCGCCACCCGCGAGGCATCGGTCAAGCGCGACGGTCATGAACTGCCGGTCATCGTCGGCACGCCGATGGAGGGCGAAACCATCGCCGGCGAGCGTTTCGACGGCCAGAGAAAGACTGCAATCTTTCCCGGCGACCTGCCCGAGGATCCGGAAAGCCTGTTCGACCGTATCGCCTCGGGTGTAACAGGCCTGCGGCTGCCCGATGTCAATGTCGTCAGGTTCCGTCCGCCGCAGCTTGAGGAAACCGGCGGCGGCATCAAGCTGTCGGTGCCGCATATCCGCCTAGACCGCGCCATGCAGTTCCTGTTCGGAGACCGTCTCGCATGA
- a CDS encoding YcjF family protein: MSKPPSEPPRRPPAVFTYEDEATDRHDNGRRGEPRRKPESFSENIVVTADEDDPFLNPDKDLSAVPVATPLRRRTSFGKIAAGAFGILLSLGLGLWTDSLIRDLFTRADWLGYAALAVLAVGILAVLALIIRETLGMMRLAAVQAIKAEAEAAMVETRPARARAVVARLTTLLSANPETSKGRATLKATEGEVIDPPHLIALAERELLAPLDRKARALIVNASKRVSIVTAVSPRAVVDLLYVLYEAVRLIRAMAELYGGRPGTLGMVRLLRDVLAHLAVTGSIAVGDSLVQQVLGHGLASKLSARLGEGVINGLMTARIGIAAMDLCRPLAFHALKRPGIGDFIGDLTPSMSPRGNTP, from the coding sequence ATGAGCAAGCCCCCGTCAGAGCCGCCACGCCGCCCGCCCGCCGTCTTCACCTACGAGGACGAAGCCACCGATCGCCATGACAATGGCCGCCGGGGAGAGCCGCGGCGCAAGCCGGAAAGCTTTTCCGAAAACATCGTCGTGACGGCGGATGAGGACGATCCTTTCCTCAATCCCGACAAAGATCTGAGCGCAGTGCCGGTGGCGACGCCGCTGAGACGCCGGACCTCCTTCGGCAAGATCGCCGCCGGCGCCTTCGGCATTCTGCTGTCGCTTGGCCTCGGCCTCTGGACCGATAGCCTGATCCGCGATCTCTTCACCCGCGCCGACTGGCTGGGTTACGCGGCGCTTGCCGTGCTCGCGGTCGGCATCCTCGCCGTGCTTGCGCTCATCATCCGCGAAACATTAGGGATGATGCGCCTTGCCGCCGTCCAGGCGATCAAGGCCGAAGCGGAAGCCGCCATGGTCGAAACCCGGCCGGCAAGGGCGCGCGCCGTCGTCGCCCGCCTCACCACGCTGCTTTCGGCCAATCCCGAGACATCGAAGGGCCGCGCCACGCTGAAGGCGACGGAAGGCGAGGTCATCGATCCCCCGCATCTGATAGCACTCGCCGAACGCGAATTGCTCGCGCCCCTCGACCGCAAGGCCCGCGCGCTCATCGTCAACGCCTCCAAGCGCGTCTCGATCGTCACCGCCGTCAGCCCGCGCGCCGTCGTCGACCTGCTCTATGTACTCTATGAGGCCGTGCGCCTGATCCGCGCCATGGCCGAGCTTTACGGCGGTCGCCCCGGCACGCTCGGCATGGTCCGCCTGTTGCGCGACGTGCTGGCGCATCTGGCCGTCACCGGCTCGATCGCCGTCGGCGACAGCCTCGTCCAGCAGGTGCTCGGCCATGGGCTGGCCTCCAAGCTCTCGGCCCGGCTCGGCGAAGGCGTCATCAACGGCCTGATGACCGCCCGCATTGGAATCGCGGCGATGGATCTCTGCCGCCCGCTCGCCTTCCATGCCCTGAAGCGGCCGGGAATCGGCGATTTCATCGGCGACCTCACGCCCTCCATGTCGCCGCGCGGCAACACTCCCTGA